CCCTTGCTTCATAGCTAACATGCCACCCTCAAACAAGAGCGCAAAATCTTCTTTAAAACTTTCCATAAAAGCTTCCTCCCGTCCTTCGTATTATTAACTACCTTTAACAGCTCTTGCCATAGTGATCATTTCCGTGTGAACAGCAGTAAGAACGTTAGAAACAGCTTCAACATATTGCGACAAAATCTGCATACGGAATTGAAGGTTGAACATTGTCCCTAGATCAACAGTTCCTTGAGTGGATGTCTCTAGTTCAGTAAGATATTGCTGGACTCCCTGCACATACTTACATATGCCGTCCAACATCTCATTAAAATTAAAAACTGTACAGCTACTACTGGACATAAAAGTTAGCCCCCTTCAATTACACAATTTTACGGTTGATTCGCCCAAGAACTTTCTGGAGGGCTAAATAACCCGCCAATAGTGTTTGTTTTTTCTCGAAAGAATCCTTATCAGCACCCTCTCGAAGCATAGCGTTGAGCACTCTTACTTTTTCTCCGATGGAATTATTTACCTTCTGAGCCTCAGTAGAGTCACTCATAGTGACTTCCAAATCAAAAGATTCTTGTTTATCTCTTGCACTTTTTTTTGTGCTCTCCATATTGAACATAAAAACAGTACCTTTTTTACAAAGCTTTTTATTTTAAATGGCTATTTATTGTAGTCGATCTTGTACTTCAACCCATCTCTTTCTAAAAAGATGCTATTAGGCTGTATACTTGTAACTGTCATGCCATCTATGACATCTCCTCGGGTGAGAATTTTTCCATTAACCACTACATTGATACTTACATCCCCATATTTAGAATACCCCGTCACCCGATAACGATTGGGATACCTATGACTGAGGTCTATGAGCCCCTCTTCAGCTGGCAGCAGCACAGCAAAGTTCTTTACAACACGAACACCCGACAACTCGCCTAATTCCTGTATCACAGAACGGAACCGTTCATTTTCGCTGTTGTTAACATAACCAGTTAAGATGAGCTCTCCATTGATGAAAGACACTTGGATATTTCCGAAGCCATTTTGTAATAAACGTCCTTCTATGGATTTGAGCATGATATTTTCTACTATTACGCTATTATCCAAGAGAGAAAGGTACTGGAAGTGCAAATTCAGATAATCAGTGAGGCATGCAGCTTGTTCTTCAGTTTTAACATAACCGTTCAAAACAAAACGTCCTGGCTCTGGGGAACTCATAGAAATACCCTTGAATTCTGGACGCTTTGAAAGAAGAATATTCATTTCTTGCCAAACAGCTTCATCATCTATCACGTTATCGTCGACAGATTTTACAAAGAAAAGCGCATCAATTTTGTACATCAACTCGCTCTTTTCAATGCCATTCTTGACATGTCCAACAAGGAACAACTGCCCATTATTTTTATTGAATGTATAGCGAACTCCCGGAAATAGTTTTGTTACCCCTTCCAAATCCGATTGAAAATCTATATTCTCTATAGGAATAACTTCCTTGGAATGAAAAAGGGAAGCGGTTCCAATACCAAACAGAATCGCTAATCCTCCGATGAACAAGGTGAGAATAAACGTTCCCGTAGGCAAAGTAGCTTTTTTGGCAGCCTCTTCCTCAAGCCGCTCTTCCTCCAAAGGATCCACCTCAGGATCTTGCCTACCGAACAATCCATAGTTTTCGGGAGAAAAGCTAGCAACAATGGTTTCGGCTGGTGCTTGTTGGTCAATTAAGAGGAACAGTGTTGTTCCCAAAGCAACCACCATATTTGCTGAAACAGAAGAATTGCTTTCTATCTTCTTGCCTTCAACGACCACACCATTCTTGCTGCCCAAATCCTCAATAGAGATAGCTCCCTCACTGCTAACTATGAGTTTAGCGTGCTGATGAGAAACACTGGTATCGTCAAAAACGACGTCACAAATATCTGCGTTAGAACCTATAATGTATTCTTTGCCTGCGTCAAGGTGAAACTCAGCACCAATATTAGCACCAGCAAGAACTTTTAATAAAAACCTTGACGGACGCGATAGGTCCACAGTTACATCTTTGCCGGAATTATCTAGTTCTGCAGGAAAAATCCCCTTATCAAAATCGAATAAATCTTCGACATCGAAAGGAGCTAAAACTTTTGGTTTATTATCTGTAGTTTCTGGCTTATCCGTTTTTTGCTCTGCAGAAGCCCCTGTATTATTTTCTACTTGACCTACAGGATTTTCCTCTTGCCCGTCATTTCCAGCAGAAGCCATACCTTCCCCTCCAGCTTCTGCAACAGGCGCTTCTTCTTTAGGAGGATTATTCTCTCCGCTAACTTCTTTCGAAGGACTACTTTCTACGCCATTTTCTTGTTTCACTTCCGGATTCAGAGTCCCTTTCCCTTTATCAATTTCAACTTTTTCTGCACTAACATCTGCTTCTTTCTCTGGCCCCTGTTGAGGAGAAGACTTATTAGCCTTAACCTCATCTTTTCTTTTAGAGCTTTCGGCCTCTTCCTTATTAGGCGGTGAATCTTCTTTTGACTGACCCGAAGGGGAGGAAGGTTGTTCCACATTTTTCATCCCCTCAGCACCATCCTTTTGCGCCTCTTTTCCTTCGGCTTTTTGAGGAGCCTCATCGTTGCTGTCAGCGCTCTCAATCTTAGTATTCTCTGCAGAAGGAGTTTCTTTTTTGGGCGCATCACCGACACCTTCAGCATTTAATTTTTCCGAGCTATCTGGGATCTCTACCATTTCTTCTGGGCTGCCTGCATTTTTTGCTGAAGCCAAAAAAGCTTCTGAAAGCGCCTGATCTTTCTCTGTGAATCCCTGAGGTCCGGAGGACGCCTTTTCGTCTTTTTTCTTCCCCTTGGAGCTCCCTTTCCTTTCAGAAGACTCCTTTTCCTTTTTCGATCCCGCTCCTTTAGAAGGTAACGCAGAAACATTTTCCGTTTCCCCAAATTCGAAGAAAAACGCTTCATTGAAATCTTCTTCCTTCTCAATGAAGAAAGAATACGTATTACTTCCTAACACTATGAGATCTGAGTCCTTCAAAGGAGATGTATCAGCTACAGCCACTCCGTTAACAAGAACTTCTTTAGAAGAGTCTGTATTCTTGACATAGTAGACATCTCCTTCCTTGTAAATCAACGCTTGGCAAGGAGCTAATCCAGAGTCTTCAATAGCAATATCACTTTGCTTTGCATCTCTTCCGATAGACCAATTATCCCCCTCTTCGAGAGACAAGACCATACCAGACAAAGGCCCTTTGCTAACTACTAACCTTACCGCCATACCTTTTCTTACCTATTCGCTTTTGGCCAATGACAAGCTATCCCGCCAAGATTCTGAATAATTTACAAACGATTCCACGCCACGCACAAAGTCTTCGTAAGAAATATCGCCTGGAAGTTTTTTTACAAAGACGACATTCTCTTCTGGGTCTAAACCTAGAGCTGCTCCACCAGTCTCTCTCCCAAACAAGTTGCCCACCATCATTTCAAAATGAGTCTTTGCTTGGTCTGCAGAGGGCGCTAACACTCCAAAGGAAACCATTAAAACGATGTTATTGTCAGCATTTTGATACGCGCGAACACGTGTCCTCTCTCCCACGGGGAACACAAAGGCACCCTCTGCGTCCAGTTCCGTTTCAGAAGAAACCCCTAAGTATTGGGTTAAACTTTTTATCAATTTTTCCAACATACAGCTTCGCTATCGGGCCACTACATGGGACTCGAATTTCTTGAAGAAGCTAACGAAAATGTTCCTCAAAAAAAACACAAAGAACACTCCCCATTAACCACCATCATCTTCTTTTCTCGACTTAACACTGAGTTATGCCAACAAAAAGGTTAAAATTAAAAAGGATTTCTTCTGTCTTTATTAGCATTTTAAAAACGATATTTTTATGTTTTTAACAGTAAACAACAAACGATTCTCACAGTAGCGATCCTAAAAAATGCTTTTTTTGCGTAAAGCTCCTGTTTCCTCGATAAAAACCAAGATCTGCACCTTGAAAGCGAAAGCAAAGACCAATAAAAAAAACGGAAAAAGCTAACACTTCCCCACCGACCCCAGGTCAATCCTAATGCACTCAAAAGCTAGGGTATTTTCGGAAAACGAATATGTCAAGAGATGAATTAGACTCAAGGTTATCAACAAGTTACAACTTCACCTTCATAAGACAGACCGTAAGATCTTGTAGATTGTCCAGAAACTCTTTTTAGGAAAAAATTCCAATATTTCTCAGCAGAAAAATCCAAAAACTCCATTGCTAAATTTTTTTGATCATCTGCATTTTCTGACAAAGAAAAAGTTCGTATTTTGTCATTAATGGCTTTCATATCAAAGAAATTGCGTTTATCCAAATGTCTATTATTAGACACAACACTGGGAACACTTAAATCAATAACTATTCTTCCTGGGAGAGAAAATAAACCGCCTAAAAGCATTGGAGTTTGTGAAAAATCTGCGGTAGTTCCAAAAATGACTACCTCGTAATCATCAAAAAAAGACAATAACTTTCTTGGGATAATTTTCTCTTTTTTCGCTGAGTTGATAGATTCTGAACAAAAAATAAAATTTGATCTGCCACGCCTTCTAAAAAAAGAAGCTATCCTGCAATTTATTGTGGAGTAACCCACAAAAATGGTTTTCGCATCAAGAGGTATTCCCTCCAAGAGACTATGAACAACAGCCTCTGTCGTAACTTGTTTTTCTTTCAATAAGTTTGTCGACCGGAAGCGCTTTCCTTCTTTGAGAGCTTTTTGAAAAAGATAGTGTAAAACAGAAGGTATTTTCTCTTTTTTGATCGTTTGAGTGTAGGCCCTCTTGACCTGCCCTTGAATTTCTGTCTCTCCTAAAACTACACTGTCACAGCCTGCCACTACCCTAAACAGATGGGTAAAACAGTCTAGTCCTAAGTGAAGGTAGCCACAAGGAAGATCCTCTTCTCCTTGACTCTCTCCACCCCAATTTACGTACACACCTAAATGATGAAACCTTTTCTGAAACTCCAATAACAATGAGGAGCGCTCAGTGTCCGAAGAAAAATAGATTTCCGCCCGATTACAGGTGATAAGGAGAACAGAGGGGCCTAAAAATTGTTGGCGCTCCTTCAATCGACAAAAGAAACCTATGACCGTCTCTCTATCTCTCGAAGAAGCCAAACGGTAATTAACACCAAAAACGCCGACACTCATTCTTCCTTATAATTCCTAAGCAGGGGTTTTGATCAAATTCGGCATAAACCTAGAGAAAGTCTTGGTGTATAAAGAAACAGAAAATTAGATGCTATAAAATTATCCAATACACTATAAGCGCCCCGAGGAAAACGGTAACAAACTAAAGTTAAAAAATTAACACATAAATCCCAAGAATATTTATGTCTTCTTCATATACAGAAAACCACATCATAACTCTAGATTCTCTGGACCATATTCGATTACGAGCAGGTATGTATATAG
This sequence is a window from Chlamydiifrater volucris. Protein-coding genes within it:
- the sctD gene encoding type III secretion system inner membrane ring subunit SctD is translated as MAVRLVVSKGPLSGMVLSLEEGDNWSIGRDAKQSDIAIEDSGLAPCQALIYKEGDVYYVKNTDSSKEVLVNGVAVADTSPLKDSDLIVLGSNTYSFFIEKEEDFNEAFFFEFGETENVSALPSKGAGSKKEKESSERKGSSKGKKKDEKASSGPQGFTEKDQALSEAFLASAKNAGSPEEMVEIPDSSEKLNAEGVGDAPKKETPSAENTKIESADSNDEAPQKAEGKEAQKDGAEGMKNVEQPSSPSGQSKEDSPPNKEEAESSKRKDEVKANKSSPQQGPEKEADVSAEKVEIDKGKGTLNPEVKQENGVESSPSKEVSGENNPPKEEAPVAEAGGEGMASAGNDGQEENPVGQVENNTGASAEQKTDKPETTDNKPKVLAPFDVEDLFDFDKGIFPAELDNSGKDVTVDLSRPSRFLLKVLAGANIGAEFHLDAGKEYIIGSNADICDVVFDDTSVSHQHAKLIVSSEGAISIEDLGSKNGVVVEGKKIESNSSVSANMVVALGTTLFLLIDQQAPAETIVASFSPENYGLFGRQDPEVDPLEEERLEEEAAKKATLPTGTFILTLFIGGLAILFGIGTASLFHSKEVIPIENIDFQSDLEGVTKLFPGVRYTFNKNNGQLFLVGHVKNGIEKSELMYKIDALFFVKSVDDNVIDDEAVWQEMNILLSKRPEFKGISMSSPEPGRFVLNGYVKTEEQAACLTDYLNLHFQYLSLLDNSVIVENIMLKSIEGRLLQNGFGNIQVSFINGELILTGYVNNSENERFRSVIQELGELSGVRVVKNFAVLLPAEEGLIDLSHRYPNRYRVTGYSKYGDVSINVVVNGKILTRGDVIDGMTVTSIQPNSIFLERDGLKYKIDYNK
- a CDS encoding DUF5407 family protein, translating into MSSSSCTVFNFNEMLDGICKYVQGVQQYLTELETSTQGTVDLGTMFNLQFRMQILSQYVEAVSNVLTAVHTEMITMARAVKGS
- a CDS encoding DUF5398 family protein encodes the protein MFNMESTKKSARDKQESFDLEVTMSDSTEAQKVNNSIGEKVRVLNAMLREGADKDSFEKKQTLLAGYLALQKVLGRINRKIV
- a CDS encoding type III secretion system chaperone; the protein is MLEKLIKSLTQYLGVSSETELDAEGAFVFPVGERTRVRAYQNADNNIVLMVSFGVLAPSADQAKTHFEMMVGNLFGRETGGAALGLDPEENVVFVKKLPGDISYEDFVRGVESFVNYSESWRDSLSLAKSE